A genomic stretch from Deltaproteobacteria bacterium includes:
- a CDS encoding type II toxin-antitoxin system VapC family toxin, with translation MRILLDTSYLYDLMEAPGKLTASERRFFESDKSEFFVSAVSIWEMRLKHDARRRSGARKSPFDPNEVITVLKGQDVTLLPMTVAHAARALETPLNHRDPFDEILLVQAQEENLKLLTADRQLADHPLAITLQRP, from the coding sequence GTGCGCATTTTGCTCGACACATCCTATCTCTACGACCTGATGGAGGCTCCGGGGAAACTCACGGCGTCCGAGCGCAGGTTCTTCGAAAGCGACAAGTCGGAGTTCTTTGTCAGCGCTGTATCGATCTGGGAGATGCGCCTTAAGCATGACGCTCGCCGTCGGTCCGGAGCACGAAAGAGTCCGTTCGACCCGAACGAGGTAATCACCGTCCTCAAGGGGCAGGATGTGACGCTGCTGCCGATGACCGTCGCACACGCAGCGCGTGCTCTTGAAACGCCGCTGAACCACAGGGATCCCTTCGACGAGATCCTTCTTGTCCAAGCGCAGGAAGAGAACCTGAAGCTCCTGACCGCCGATCGCCAGCTTGCAGACCATCCGTTGGCGATCACACTTCAACGCCCCTAA
- a CDS encoding type II toxin-antitoxin system prevent-host-death family antitoxin, with protein sequence MELALREAKARLSELVSAARNGERVVITRHGRPAVELLRCDRRGGIDFAKLEAARRSLGLAGDRERWPDEFNDPAFSRRVLGLDHDE encoded by the coding sequence ATGGAACTTGCCTTGCGGGAAGCCAAAGCCCGCCTCTCGGAACTCGTGTCAGCCGCACGGAACGGTGAGCGAGTCGTCATCACCAGACACGGCCGTCCAGCCGTCGAGCTTTTGCGCTGTGACCGACGAGGCGGGATCGACTTCGCCAAACTGGAAGCCGCACGGCGCAGCCTCGGGCTAGCAGGCGACCGGGAGCGTTGGCCCGACGAATTCAACGATCCCGCGTTCAGCCGGCGTGTGCTCGGTCTCGATCACGACGAATAG
- a CDS encoding ABC transporter substrate-binding protein produces the protein MSPLTPIRLIQFRAAYNLPVHAAVEHGIFASAGLAVEIEYTPGSAYLVDAVRTGRCTIGHAAADDVVCDVENQPGSDLFAFMGLHSGLLNLVGAPGCATMESLRGKPLAVDARDSGFVFILEKALRDHGFGADEYELVEVGGWESRYETLIEGKLFATLLTPPFVGAALERGCHVIARGEEMAPVYQATVGLAKRSWAGENRTTLVDYTRCYVAATQWCFAPENRPRCLDILARHNGLTGAAAEETLDALLDSAHGLYPKAALNVPGLAAALDLRAGMGYIASPPPPPEKYIDVSYYEAAVG, from the coding sequence ATGAGCCCGCTGACCCCCATCCGACTCATCCAGTTCCGCGCCGCCTACAACCTGCCGGTGCACGCGGCCGTGGAGCACGGCATCTTCGCCAGCGCCGGGCTCGCCGTGGAGATCGAATACACACCGGGCTCCGCGTACCTCGTGGACGCGGTGCGCACCGGGCGCTGCACCATCGGCCACGCGGCCGCGGACGACGTGGTCTGCGACGTGGAGAACCAGCCCGGGTCCGACCTGTTCGCGTTCATGGGACTCCACAGCGGCCTGCTGAACCTCGTGGGGGCGCCCGGGTGCGCCACCATGGAGTCCTTGCGCGGCAAGCCGCTGGCGGTGGACGCGCGCGACAGCGGCTTCGTCTTCATCCTGGAGAAGGCCCTGCGCGACCACGGCTTCGGCGCGGACGAATACGAGCTCGTGGAGGTGGGCGGCTGGGAGAGCCGCTACGAGACCCTTATCGAGGGCAAACTATTCGCCACGCTGCTCACCCCGCCCTTCGTCGGAGCCGCCCTGGAGCGCGGCTGCCACGTGATCGCCAGGGGTGAAGAGATGGCGCCCGTGTACCAGGCGACGGTGGGTCTGGCCAAGCGTTCCTGGGCGGGAGAGAACCGCACGACCCTGGTCGACTACACCCGCTGCTACGTGGCCGCCACCCAATGGTGCTTCGCGCCCGAGAACCGGCCGCGTTGCCTCGACATCCTGGCCCGGCACAACGGCCTCACCGGCGCTGCCGCCGAGGAAACCCTGGACGCCCTGCTGGACTCCGCCCACGGCCTCTACCCCAAGGCCGCGCTCAACGTCCCCGGCCTCGCCGCCGCCCTCGACCTCCGCGCCGGCATGGGCTACATCGCCTCTCCCCCGCCTCCGCCGGAGAAATACATCGACGTTTCCTACTACGAGGCGGCCGTGGGCTGA
- a CDS encoding efflux RND transporter permease subunit, protein MSTNDAGAGAANKGPIAWFARNPVAANLLLLFLIIGGVIAGRHLAVQLYPYFDLRAITVAVPAPGSSPKEVEEDINRRIEEAIVGLRGVKRVVGTATQGLGRLRVEMETFADPDTVLNDVQNAVAGIENFPPLNAERPEVELHRIAIEVLTLAVSSSQASENELRLAAENVRDALLALPSVSQVTLLGTRDREITIELSEEELRRHDLSIAQISRIVRRASLNLTFGELRTEAGGVILHTVTKRRTGAEFKDIPLITRLSGAIVTLGDVATIRDGFVDEDVVSEVNGQSAVFVRVDAVEQESVVEIGDEIRMWLAGHEAPGNITVSVWNDRAAPALDRLQEILRNGILGALLVFLTLVLVFDLRVATWITIGIPLSFIGSLIFFGAADMTLNIGTIFAFFLLIGIVVDDSVVVGESIAAERESGKSAADAAISGARAMVGPITVGAATTLLAFVPLLFVTSGAYQLTTVFPYVAFFVLLVSLVESFFVLPAHLSHERPWSAPPLSDIQGRVDGLIDRARDSVVAPSVARAVQHPWLTLGIGAVVVLIGVLLLRSDNVRVVIIDQDALASDSIQADLHLPPGAPFEQTLAAAERFADAARSINDQLDGTSIRSVAVTAGNLTQIRTAEIGANRSNVASVRVHLNPRPVRTASSRDIERVWRRNVGDTSELESVEFQGARVKPKAPVSYALKHSDTDVLRNAATELKASLATVPGVFGISDSLSAGKRHFEIQLTRAGKAAGLTPAGIGAQLRASFHGVEVQRIQRGREEVKVVVRYPAERRRSLGDLASERIRRPAGGQGRGGRDRGASGGGEVPLSTVATLTEKREMTTLTRIDGKKAAFVDARTDAVVTTPRQARREVQERIIPGLLAKYPGLKIEPDGAARDEKEMLGTLGLLVPLVLLAMYALMAAFLRSYWKPLVAVVGIPMSFAGAVLAHWILGWDFAAMSLFGIVAVGGIIVNDALVLLDRYNQLRRENEVLPAIAAASAATRHRFRAVLLTSLTTVVGLSPLLYERSDELIFLVPFVISMLGGLVLSTIFILFLLPALVMIVDGRYD, encoded by the coding sequence ATGAGCACCAACGACGCTGGAGCCGGAGCCGCCAACAAGGGACCGATCGCCTGGTTCGCCCGCAATCCGGTCGCCGCCAACCTGCTGCTGTTGTTCCTGATCATCGGCGGCGTGATCGCCGGACGGCATCTCGCCGTTCAACTCTACCCCTACTTCGATCTCCGGGCGATCACCGTGGCGGTGCCGGCGCCCGGTTCGTCGCCCAAGGAGGTGGAGGAAGACATCAACCGGCGCATCGAGGAAGCCATCGTCGGACTCAGAGGGGTGAAAAGGGTCGTGGGGACGGCCACCCAGGGGCTCGGCCGGCTCAGGGTCGAGATGGAGACCTTCGCCGATCCCGACACCGTCCTGAACGATGTCCAGAACGCCGTGGCCGGCATCGAGAACTTCCCGCCGCTCAACGCCGAAAGACCGGAGGTGGAGCTTCACCGGATCGCCATCGAGGTCTTGACGCTGGCGGTGTCGTCTTCCCAGGCCTCGGAGAACGAGTTGCGCCTCGCCGCCGAGAACGTGCGCGACGCGCTGCTGGCGCTGCCGTCGGTTTCACAGGTGACGCTGCTGGGCACCCGCGACCGGGAGATCACCATCGAGTTGAGCGAGGAAGAGCTGCGGCGGCATGATCTCTCCATCGCCCAGATCTCCCGGATCGTGAGACGGGCTTCGCTCAACCTCACTTTCGGCGAACTGCGCACCGAGGCCGGCGGTGTGATCCTGCACACCGTCACCAAGCGGCGCACCGGCGCCGAGTTCAAGGACATCCCGCTGATCACGCGGCTCAGCGGCGCCATCGTCACCCTGGGCGACGTCGCCACCATCCGTGACGGGTTCGTCGACGAGGACGTCGTCTCCGAGGTCAACGGCCAATCCGCCGTGTTCGTCCGGGTCGATGCCGTCGAGCAGGAGTCGGTGGTCGAGATCGGTGACGAAATCAGGATGTGGCTCGCCGGCCACGAGGCTCCCGGGAACATCACGGTCAGCGTCTGGAACGACCGGGCGGCGCCCGCCCTGGACAGGCTGCAGGAGATCCTCCGCAACGGCATCCTCGGCGCGTTGCTGGTATTCCTGACCCTGGTTCTGGTGTTCGACCTGCGCGTCGCCACCTGGATCACCATAGGGATTCCCTTGTCCTTCATCGGTTCGCTGATCTTCTTCGGCGCCGCCGACATGACTCTGAACATCGGCACGATCTTCGCCTTCTTCCTGCTTATCGGCATCGTCGTGGACGACTCCGTGGTGGTCGGAGAGAGCATCGCGGCGGAACGCGAGAGCGGGAAGAGCGCGGCGGATGCGGCCATCTCGGGCGCCAGGGCGATGGTGGGTCCGATCACGGTGGGGGCGGCCACCACCCTGCTCGCCTTCGTGCCGCTTCTCTTCGTCACCTCGGGCGCCTACCAGCTCACCACCGTGTTTCCCTACGTGGCGTTCTTCGTCCTGCTGGTTTCGCTGGTCGAGTCCTTCTTCGTCCTGCCCGCGCATCTGTCGCACGAGCGCCCGTGGAGCGCGCCGCCGCTGAGCGACATCCAAGGCCGGGTGGACGGCCTGATCGACCGGGCGCGGGACTCCGTCGTGGCGCCATCGGTGGCGCGCGCCGTGCAACATCCCTGGCTCACCCTGGGGATCGGCGCGGTCGTGGTGCTCATCGGGGTGCTGCTCCTGCGGTCCGACAACGTCCGGGTCGTCATCATCGACCAGGATGCGCTCGCCTCCGACAGCATTCAGGCGGATCTGCATCTGCCTCCGGGGGCGCCGTTCGAGCAGACTCTCGCCGCGGCCGAGCGTTTCGCGGACGCCGCCCGCTCCATCAACGACCAACTCGACGGCACGTCGATCAGATCCGTGGCCGTCACCGCCGGCAATCTCACGCAGATCCGGACAGCGGAGATCGGCGCCAACCGCAGCAACGTGGCTTCGGTGCGGGTCCATCTCAACCCGCGTCCGGTGCGCACCGCATCGTCCAGGGATATCGAGCGGGTCTGGCGCCGGAACGTCGGGGACACGTCGGAACTGGAGAGCGTTGAATTCCAGGGCGCACGGGTCAAACCCAAGGCACCGGTTTCGTATGCGCTGAAGCACTCCGACACCGACGTGTTGAGAAATGCCGCCACGGAGTTGAAAGCCTCCCTGGCGACCGTGCCGGGGGTCTTCGGCATCTCCGACAGCTTGTCCGCGGGCAAGCGGCACTTCGAGATCCAGCTCACGCGGGCCGGGAAGGCGGCGGGATTGACGCCGGCGGGCATCGGCGCCCAGTTGCGCGCCAGTTTCCACGGCGTGGAAGTCCAGCGGATCCAGCGCGGCCGGGAGGAAGTCAAGGTCGTGGTCCGGTACCCGGCCGAGCGGCGGCGAAGCCTGGGAGACCTGGCCAGCGAGCGGATCCGCCGGCCTGCGGGCGGGCAAGGGCGAGGTGGCAGGGACCGCGGTGCGTCCGGTGGCGGCGAGGTCCCGCTGTCCACGGTGGCAACGCTCACGGAGAAACGTGAGATGACCACGCTGACGCGGATCGACGGCAAGAAGGCCGCGTTCGTGGACGCGCGTACCGACGCCGTCGTGACAACCCCCCGTCAGGCAAGGCGAGAGGTCCAGGAGAGGATCATCCCCGGCCTGCTCGCCAAGTACCCCGGCCTCAAGATCGAACCCGACGGGGCTGCCCGGGACGAGAAGGAGATGTTGGGCACCCTGGGGCTGCTGGTTCCCCTCGTGCTGCTGGCGATGTATGCGCTGATGGCCGCCTTCCTGCGCAGCTACTGGAAACCCCTGGTGGCGGTGGTGGGAATACCGATGTCGTTCGCCGGCGCGGTGCTGGCCCACTGGATACTCGGGTGGGATTTCGCGGCCATGTCGCTGTTCGGAATCGTCGCGGTGGGCGGGATCATCGTGAACGACGCGCTGGTGCTGCTGGACCGCTACAACCAACTCCGCAGGGAGAACGAGGTGTTACCGGCAATTGCGGCGGCATCCGCGGCCACCCGCCATCGCTTCCGCGCGGTGCTGCTGACCAGCCTCACGACCGTCGTGGGACTGTCGCCGTTGCTCTACGAACGCAGCGACGAGTTGATCTTCCTGGTGCCGTTCGTAATCAGCATGCTGGGCGGGCTCGTGCTGTCGACCATATTCATCCTGTTCCTCCTGCCGGCCCTGGTGATGATCGTCGACGGCCGCTACGATTAG